From one Tetragenococcus osmophilus genomic stretch:
- a CDS encoding HD family phosphohydrolase encodes MIIRPLTRLKNKMGRYFLPVLLLLFFLITSGILYSSVHQTDTNYREGQVAEENIRANKTIEDTPATQQKQELAAEAVGPEYTYQEEIASEQQQLVNRLFDMVEKVRDDSAEENERRREEATDDDAVEEVTEDEKVAAMNEEIEQTEEEEISFYQQIPRNFYRIVFSLEQEELTQVQEETLDIVEQRMTEQVRQADLNTARQDAQEQVETLDISNEQKEAVSDLMNEVIVVNTFLNEQRTEELRQEAEDSVQPVMIYQGEIIVREGSQIDSNAIQKLNVLGMTEQSQSFFPFIAIILVALLQIAVLYYFTHSVKNKDKRENQVVFYVVAMTLSLLFMKFFQLFQTEAMAYIPLFFPAAFIPVVLNLFVNRRSGILAAAFQVVLAAFIFYEAAGTNVLPIILLSYMFSGLMGTLLPRRRISHQGKQSMLWIVVFPFLISLTIFVLQGVNFADSQTWIALACSLTGSVLSLLMGVGLYQFIELMITDDSDIVLNELSNPNHTLLKKLLEEAPGTYHHSMMVANLSANAVAEIGGNTLLTRVACYYHDIGKLKHANFFVENLPQGAENPHNFLLPEDSKQIIFGHVTDGVKVLEQEKMPQMVIDICQQHHGTTLMKFFYSKAKERNSEVTEEEFRYPGPNPQTREAGVVSIADSCEAAVRAMENPTNEKIDEFVSNLITDRMLDGQLDDTQLTLKELKIIKKSLINGLCSTFHSRIKYPKMKSEAEKMKEEQERSGQ; translated from the coding sequence ATGATCATTAGACCCTTAACACGCTTAAAAAACAAAATGGGAAGGTATTTTCTCCCAGTTCTATTGCTGCTCTTTTTTTTGATCACAAGTGGGATTCTTTATTCTAGTGTGCATCAAACTGATACTAACTATAGAGAAGGTCAAGTGGCAGAAGAAAATATTCGGGCGAATAAAACCATAGAAGATACACCTGCAACTCAACAAAAACAAGAGTTAGCTGCCGAAGCTGTAGGTCCTGAGTATACCTATCAAGAGGAAATAGCTAGTGAGCAACAGCAACTTGTGAACCGTTTATTTGATATGGTAGAAAAAGTGAGAGACGATAGTGCAGAAGAAAACGAAAGGCGCAGAGAAGAAGCTACTGATGATGATGCTGTCGAAGAAGTGACAGAGGATGAAAAAGTGGCTGCAATGAATGAAGAAATAGAACAAACAGAAGAGGAAGAAATAAGCTTCTACCAACAGATTCCTCGCAACTTTTATCGGATTGTTTTTTCTTTGGAGCAAGAAGAATTAACACAAGTTCAAGAGGAAACTTTGGATATCGTAGAGCAAAGAATGACTGAACAAGTGCGTCAAGCTGATTTGAATACGGCCCGACAGGATGCACAAGAACAAGTTGAAACGCTTGATATATCAAATGAGCAAAAAGAAGCAGTGTCTGATTTAATGAATGAAGTTATTGTCGTAAATACCTTCTTAAATGAACAAAGAACAGAGGAATTAAGACAAGAAGCAGAGGACTCTGTGCAGCCAGTCATGATTTACCAAGGGGAGATTATTGTACGGGAAGGCTCTCAAATTGATTCTAATGCTATTCAAAAGCTTAATGTCTTAGGAATGACCGAACAGTCTCAATCTTTCTTTCCTTTTATCGCGATTATTTTAGTCGCTTTATTACAAATAGCTGTATTGTACTACTTTACACATTCTGTAAAAAATAAAGATAAACGAGAAAATCAAGTAGTCTTTTATGTAGTGGCAATGACCTTAAGTCTTTTGTTTATGAAATTTTTTCAACTGTTTCAAACAGAAGCGATGGCTTACATTCCACTCTTTTTCCCAGCGGCTTTTATTCCAGTAGTTTTAAATTTGTTTGTTAACCGACGTTCAGGTATTTTAGCTGCTGCTTTTCAAGTTGTATTAGCTGCCTTTATTTTTTATGAAGCTGCTGGAACGAACGTTTTACCTATTATTTTGCTCTCATATATGTTTTCGGGATTAATGGGAACACTACTTCCAAGAAGACGAATTTCACATCAAGGAAAGCAGTCGATGCTATGGATTGTCGTTTTTCCATTTTTGATAAGTCTTACAATATTTGTATTGCAAGGGGTAAACTTCGCTGATAGTCAGACTTGGATCGCATTGGCTTGTAGTTTAACTGGTAGCGTGTTGTCTTTACTAATGGGTGTTGGGTTGTATCAATTTATCGAATTGATGATCACTGATGATAGCGATATTGTTTTAAATGAATTAAGCAACCCGAATCACACGTTATTGAAAAAATTATTAGAAGAAGCTCCAGGAACTTACCATCATAGTATGATGGTTGCTAATTTAAGTGCCAATGCCGTAGCTGAAATTGGTGGGAATACTTTATTAACACGAGTCGCTTGTTATTATCATGATATTGGAAAATTAAAGCATGCGAATTTCTTTGTTGAAAATTTGCCTCAAGGGGCTGAAAATCCGCATAACTTTTTGTTGCCTGAAGATAGTAAACAAATAATTTTTGGACATGTGACCGATGGTGTAAAAGTTTTGGAACAAGAAAAGATGCCGCAAATGGTTATTGATATTTGTCAGCAACATCATGGCACAACGTTAATGAAGTTCTTTTACTCTAAAGCAAAAGAACGTAATTCTGAAGTAACGGAAGAGGAATTTCGATATCCAGGACCAAACCCGCAAACAAGAGAAGCAGGTGTTGTTAGTATAGCTGATAGTTGTGAAGCGGCAGTTCGGGCGATGGAAAATCCAACGAATGAAAAAATTGATGAGTTTGTTTCTAATTTAATAACAGATCGCATGCTCGATGGCCAGTTAGATGATACGCAATTAACGTTAAAAGAACTAAAAATTATAAAAAAATCCCTTATTAATGGTTTGTGTAGCACTTTCCATTCAAGAATCAAATATCCTAAAATGAAATCTGAAGCTGAAAAAATGAAAGAAGAACAAGAAAGAAGTGGGCAATAG
- a CDS encoding PhoH family protein, with translation MTEDFTSFELKVTQPQDMDLLLGTHDKHVKLIEEATNTRIHARGETIQVQGSQEDGTLVIDILQSLQELINRGIQIATPDVVSALNLAKQGALSSFIEMYEEEIIKDYNGHSIRPKNLGQKEYIDTINKRAVTFGIGPAGTGKTFLAVVLAINALKKGSVKRIILTRPAVEAGESLGFLPGDLKEKVDPYLRPVYDALYQIFGVEHTNRLMERGVVEIAPLAYMRGRTLDDAFVILDEAQNTTIAQMKMFLTRLGFHSKMIVNGDISQIDLPKGATSGLVDAKKTLSNVKDIAFVHFDANDVVRHPVVAQIIAAYEQKN, from the coding sequence TTGACGGAAGATTTTACGTCTTTTGAATTAAAAGTAACGCAACCACAAGATATGGATTTGCTATTGGGTACACATGATAAGCATGTAAAGTTAATAGAAGAGGCAACCAATACAAGAATACATGCTCGGGGAGAAACAATTCAAGTTCAAGGAAGTCAAGAAGATGGCACCTTAGTTATTGATATTCTACAGTCTTTGCAAGAATTGATTAACCGAGGTATTCAGATTGCAACCCCTGATGTCGTTTCTGCCTTAAACTTAGCTAAACAAGGTGCCTTATCTTCATTTATTGAAATGTATGAAGAAGAAATCATTAAAGACTATAATGGTCATTCCATTCGGCCAAAAAATTTAGGACAAAAAGAATATATAGACACGATAAATAAACGTGCGGTGACCTTTGGTATTGGCCCAGCAGGAACTGGGAAGACTTTTTTGGCCGTTGTTTTAGCAATAAATGCTTTAAAAAAAGGATCAGTCAAACGTATTATTTTGACTAGACCAGCTGTTGAAGCTGGCGAGAGTCTTGGCTTTTTGCCTGGTGATTTAAAAGAAAAAGTCGATCCTTATTTGCGACCGGTATATGACGCGCTTTATCAAATCTTTGGTGTAGAACATACCAACCGTTTAATGGAACGTGGGGTTGTTGAGATTGCTCCTTTAGCTTATATGCGAGGACGTACATTGGATGATGCTTTTGTTATTTTGGATGAAGCACAAAATACCACAATAGCACAAATGAAGATGTTTTTAACTCGATTAGGGTTTCATTCTAAAATGATTGTTAATGGGGATATTAGTCAAATTGATTTACCTAAAGGAGCAACAAGTGGTTTAGTGGACGCAAAGAAAACTTTAAGTAATGTAAAAGATATTGCCTTTGTTCATTTTGATGCGAATGATGTGGTAAGACATCCAGTTGTAGCACAAATTATTGCAGCTTACGAGCAGAAAAATTAA
- a CDS encoding GatB/YqeY domain-containing protein → MTLLTKLNDDMKAAMKNKDKESLQVIRMLKASLQNEKINLGRDLTEEEEMTVMSREMKQRRDSLAEFEENGRDDLAKKTEKEIAVVEKYLPAQLTQEDLREIVNDAIKQTGASSSQEFGKVMGVVMPKVKGKADGKQVNAIVKEQLNQN, encoded by the coding sequence GTGACACTGCTTACGAAGTTGAACGATGATATGAAAGCTGCTATGAAGAATAAGGATAAAGAGTCTTTACAAGTCATTCGCATGCTCAAAGCATCGTTGCAAAACGAAAAGATCAACCTTGGCCGTGATTTAACTGAGGAAGAAGAAATGACAGTTATGTCACGTGAAATGAAACAACGTCGTGATTCTTTAGCTGAATTTGAAGAAAATGGACGTGACGATTTAGCTAAAAAAACGGAAAAAGAGATTGCGGTTGTTGAAAAATATTTACCTGCTCAATTAACTCAAGAAGATCTCCGCGAAATTGTTAATGACGCCATTAAGCAAACGGGAGCTAGTTCTTCTCAAGAATTCGGTAAAGTTATGGGTGTGGTGATGCCTAAAGTGAAAGGCAAAGCCGATGGTAAACAAGTCAATGCGATCGTGAAAGAGCAATTAAATCAAAATTAA
- the rpsU gene encoding 30S ribosomal protein S21, translating to MSKTVVHNNESLDDALRRFKRSVSKAGTLQESRKREFYEKPSEKRKKKSEAARKRKKY from the coding sequence ATGTCAAAAACAGTCGTTCATAACAACGAATCTCTTGATGATGCTCTTCGTCGCTTCAAACGTTCCGTTTCAAAAGCAGGCACATTACAAGAATCTCGTAAACGTGAATTCTATGAAAAACCAAGCGAGAAACGTAAGAAAAAATCCGAAGCAGCTAGAAAACGCAAAAAATATTAA
- a CDS encoding Fur family transcriptional regulator, translated as MENQVAIKEAMQQLKDYGYKYTKKRETIISYLAKANRYVAAKELHDFLTQKYAGISYDTIYRNLRDFATIGILEDTELEGEMKFRFNCSIQGANHHHHHFICSVCGKTKEITTCPMEFFQEQLPGCSIEDHRFEIYGHCEDCQNVA; from the coding sequence ATGGAAAATCAAGTAGCGATTAAAGAAGCGATGCAACAATTGAAAGATTATGGGTATAAATATACTAAAAAAAGAGAAACCATTATTTCTTATTTAGCCAAAGCGAATCGTTACGTAGCTGCAAAAGAATTACATGATTTTTTAACTCAAAAATACGCTGGAATTAGTTATGATACCATTTACCGTAATCTTCGCGACTTTGCGACAATCGGGATTTTAGAAGATACAGAATTAGAAGGAGAAATGAAGTTTCGCTTTAATTGCTCAATTCAAGGAGCCAATCATCACCATCATCACTTTATTTGTTCGGTATGTGGTAAAACAAAGGAAATCACCACTTGCCCTATGGAGTTTTTCCAAGAGCAACTTCCGGGATGTAGTATTGAAGATCATCGTTTTGAAATTTATGGTCACTGTGAAGATTGTCAAAATGTGGCTTAA
- a CDS encoding pyruvate, water dikinase regulatory protein codes for MPEEENNKTNAVIFVISDSAGETASKLAQATMAQYPSVEFTLFRRTFITTDESLFKALKDAKKYDAIILHTLINKHLVEIADQFCQENDLYQFDVLTPPVSEVTKRTGVEPLDEPGAMHHLDKNYFRRIKAMEFAVKYDDGKDPRGFLEADVILLGVSRTSKTPLSLFLANKNLKVANLPVVPQAHIPKQIWEVDPSKVVGLTNDPEVLNTIRKERMVAYGLNPDTAYSDIDKIKEELAFAKDLYEKIGCIIINVASLSIEETASMIMNELNLEDHGYYGSEEEIDEI; via the coding sequence ATGCCAGAAGAAGAAAACAATAAGACAAATGCCGTGATATTCGTCATTTCCGATTCAGCTGGAGAAACTGCTTCAAAGTTAGCCCAAGCTACTATGGCGCAATATCCTTCAGTCGAATTCACTTTATTTCGACGCACGTTTATTACAACAGATGAATCATTGTTCAAAGCCTTAAAAGATGCCAAAAAATATGATGCGATTATATTACACACTTTGATTAATAAACATTTAGTAGAAATTGCAGATCAATTTTGCCAAGAGAACGATCTCTATCAATTTGACGTTTTAACTCCTCCTGTCTCAGAGGTCACAAAAAGAACCGGCGTAGAACCTTTAGATGAACCAGGAGCTATGCATCATCTAGATAAGAATTATTTTAGACGAATTAAAGCAATGGAATTTGCCGTGAAATATGATGATGGCAAAGATCCGCGCGGCTTTTTAGAGGCCGATGTGATATTACTAGGAGTTTCACGAACTTCTAAAACACCTTTAAGTTTATTTTTAGCAAACAAAAACCTAAAGGTCGCCAATCTCCCAGTGGTTCCTCAAGCACATATTCCTAAACAAATTTGGGAAGTTGACCCAAGTAAAGTTGTTGGGCTAACAAATGATCCTGAAGTGCTAAATACTATCCGTAAAGAACGCATGGTCGCTTATGGGCTAAATCCTGACACTGCTTATTCAGATATTGACAAAATAAAAGAAGAATTGGCTTTTGCTAAAGATCTTTATGAAAAAATCGGATGTATTATTATTAACGTTGCTTCTTTATCCATTGAAGAAACAGCATCTATGATTATGAATGAACTAAATTTAGAAGATCACGGCTATTACGGATCTGAAGAAGAAATTGATGAAATTTAA
- the thrB gene encoding homoserine kinase — protein sequence MKIRVPATSANLGPGFDSCGLALSSYLTIEVIDEDTKWTIDHELGENIPKDEQNLLVQTAQKVAPAIKPYHIKMSSTIPIASGVGSSSSVIVAGIELANRLENLNLTERQKIEIATSIEGHPDNCAPAICGDFVVASYFFNQDKPTIHYVKHYFPECRIIAYIPNSQVLTKESRSVLPETLSYAEAVKASSIANVMIAAVLNGDLVLAGKMMEEDRWHEAYREKFVPHLATIRKIVKRNGGYGAFLSGAGPTVLILTSEEKADFITSELEKMDGTAHIEQLSHDREGVQVF from the coding sequence ATGAAAATTCGTGTGCCAGCGACAAGCGCCAATCTAGGTCCTGGTTTTGATTCTTGTGGCCTTGCTTTATCTAGCTATTTAACAATTGAAGTGATAGATGAGGATACAAAGTGGACCATAGATCATGAACTAGGTGAAAACATTCCGAAAGACGAGCAAAATTTACTCGTTCAAACAGCGCAAAAGGTGGCGCCTGCGATAAAGCCTTACCATATAAAGATGAGTTCTACTATTCCGATCGCAAGTGGTGTAGGCAGTAGTTCTTCAGTGATTGTTGCAGGGATTGAATTAGCTAACCGTTTGGAAAATTTAAATTTAACAGAAAGACAAAAAATCGAAATTGCTACTTCGATTGAAGGCCATCCTGATAATTGTGCTCCAGCAATTTGTGGTGATTTTGTAGTGGCGAGTTATTTTTTCAACCAAGATAAACCGACCATTCACTATGTCAAACACTACTTTCCTGAATGTCGGATTATCGCCTATATACCAAACTCTCAAGTGTTGACAAAAGAAAGTCGCAGCGTCTTACCTGAGACACTTTCTTATGCGGAAGCTGTTAAAGCCAGTTCTATTGCGAATGTTATGATTGCAGCTGTATTAAATGGCGATTTAGTCCTTGCAGGAAAGATGATGGAAGAAGATCGTTGGCATGAAGCTTATCGGGAAAAATTCGTTCCGCATCTAGCAACCATTCGAAAAATCGTAAAACGAAATGGGGGCTATGGCGCTTTTCTTAGTGGTGCCGGACCTACTGTTTTGATTTTAACAAGTGAAGAAAAGGCAGATTTTATTACATCTGAGTTAGAAAAAATGGATGGTACAGCGCACATTGAACAATTGTCTCACGATCGTGAAGGCGTTCAAGTGTTTTAA
- a CDS encoding homoserine dehydrogenase, which translates to MEKEVNIAVLGLGVVASGLIENLAMAKDKTRQQTGMRLSITKVMVRSKEKRRAQAEKYQLAFTTEMNEILEDPTIDIVVELIGGTSDAKRWITQALQQKKHVVTANKDLIAQFGNELTAIAKDNDVSLLYEASVAGGIPILQNLNTNFIADEITGIQGILNGTSNFMLTQMAEKEISYDEALETAQAAGFAESDPTNDVDGWDAVYKLMILVRLALGKNLSLNDIEMQGIREITQSDITYAQNFGYQIKLLAQAEKKAEKIHASVTPVLISQEHPIALVKNEMNGVFVESKFIGSSMFYGPGAGASPTAASVLTDILRIAQSKESNDPALQMCSSDLPQGELIRKGPTLNYFVLTNCKVDIKDFLVKHQVNPLMIQQGIENDEVAFITERLSETEKKSLKGQVKQVSNIKQILSIWED; encoded by the coding sequence ATGGAAAAAGAAGTAAATATTGCTGTTTTAGGTTTAGGCGTAGTGGCTAGCGGCCTTATTGAAAACTTAGCCATGGCTAAAGACAAGACCAGGCAACAGACAGGGATGCGTCTTTCAATAACGAAAGTAATGGTTCGTTCTAAAGAAAAAAGAAGAGCGCAGGCTGAAAAGTATCAACTAGCTTTTACCACTGAAATGAATGAAATTTTGGAGGATCCTACAATTGATATCGTTGTAGAATTGATCGGAGGCACAAGTGATGCTAAAAGATGGATCACTCAAGCCTTACAACAAAAAAAACATGTTGTTACTGCAAATAAGGATTTAATCGCTCAATTCGGCAATGAACTCACAGCAATTGCTAAAGACAATGATGTTTCTTTGCTTTATGAAGCGAGTGTTGCTGGTGGTATTCCTATTTTACAAAATTTAAATACCAATTTTATCGCAGATGAAATTACAGGGATACAAGGGATCTTAAATGGCACAAGCAATTTTATGTTAACTCAAATGGCTGAAAAAGAGATTTCTTATGATGAAGCTTTGGAAACTGCACAAGCGGCAGGTTTTGCGGAATCAGATCCTACAAATGACGTCGATGGCTGGGATGCGGTGTATAAATTAATGATTTTAGTCCGGTTAGCTCTAGGGAAAAATTTGTCGCTAAATGACATCGAAATGCAAGGCATACGCGAAATAACCCAAAGTGATATTACCTATGCTCAGAATTTTGGTTATCAGATTAAGTTATTAGCGCAAGCTGAAAAAAAAGCAGAAAAAATTCATGCGTCGGTAACTCCGGTTCTCATTTCTCAAGAGCATCCTATAGCACTAGTAAAAAATGAAATGAACGGTGTATTTGTCGAAAGTAAATTTATCGGAAGTTCAATGTTTTATGGGCCTGGCGCTGGGGCATCGCCCACTGCAGCAAGTGTACTTACAGATATATTGCGAATTGCTCAAAGTAAAGAGAGTAACGATCCAGCATTACAAATGTGCTCTTCAGATTTACCTCAAGGAGAACTGATAAGAAAAGGGCCTACGCTCAATTATTTTGTCCTTACAAATTGCAAAGTCGATATAAAAGATTTCCTAGTAAAACATCAAGTAAACCCTTTGATGATACAACAAGGAATAGAAAATGATGAAGTAGCTTTTATTACCGAAAGATTAAGTGAAACAGAAAAAAAATCATTAAAAGGACAAGTCAAACAAGTTAGCAACATCAAACAAATATTAAGTATTTGGGAGGATTAG
- a CDS encoding ArsR/SmtB family transcription factor: MDNVSVQDIDRVSQIFKVLSDVTRLKIVLAVKAGEKNVTTIANEVGMEQSAVSHQLRLLRDNRVVKTRRQGKAILYTVDDAHVLDILEQTFKHIQHH; encoded by the coding sequence ATGGATAACGTATCTGTTCAAGATATTGATCGTGTTAGTCAGATTTTTAAAGTACTAAGCGATGTGACCCGTTTAAAGATTGTACTAGCTGTAAAAGCAGGTGAAAAAAATGTAACAACGATTGCCAATGAAGTAGGTATGGAACAATCAGCTGTTTCTCATCAATTGAGATTGCTGCGCGATAATCGTGTAGTAAAAACTAGAAGACAAGGAAAAGCCATCTTATACACTGTAGATGATGCCCATGTTTTGGATATTTTAGAACAAACATTTAAACACATTCAGCACCATTAA
- a CDS encoding phospho-sugar mutase, whose amino-acid sequence MSWKEIYEQWANEDTLDEHLKQQLDELKGNEEELEDAFYAPLEFGTAGMRGILGPGINRMNIYTVRQATQGLAQFMIKQGFDAAKRGVAIAYDSRYFSQTFALEAAKTLAYNNIPSYVFESLRPTPELSFAVRHLGTYTGIMITASHNPPEYNGYKVYGEDGGQMPPADADLVTALIREVKNPLTVAVTSENTAQDEGLLTMIGEEVDQAYLAELNKVTIDQEVIDQMGDQLKLVYTPLHGTGKMLGERALRQAGFKEFIIEPEQAKADPDFSTVKSPNPEESSAFEYSIRLGKKENADLLIATDPDADRLGAAVRMPDGEYKVLSGNQIGALLIRYILEARKKTDTLPEDAVILKSIVSSELATAIAQSYQVPMVNVLTGFKFIAEKIKEFEFNHSRTFIFGFEESYGFLVQPFVRDKDALQALVLLAEVAAAYKKEGKTLYDALQEIFAEYGHYAEKTISLTMSGQEGSAKITALMKSFREQTPAEFAGIKVVQTEDFKQQIRKNATGETEKMTTPSADVLKYTLEDESWLAIRPSGTEPKIKFYIGVKADSDERAQQKIELLQAAINEITNN is encoded by the coding sequence ATGTCCTGGAAAGAAATTTATGAACAATGGGCAAATGAAGATACGCTGGACGAACATCTAAAACAACAATTGGATGAACTAAAGGGAAATGAAGAAGAACTTGAAGACGCCTTTTATGCGCCCCTTGAATTTGGTACAGCTGGAATGCGTGGTATTTTAGGCCCAGGAATTAATCGTATGAATATTTATACAGTTAGACAGGCAACGCAAGGACTGGCACAATTTATGATAAAGCAAGGTTTTGATGCGGCTAAAAGAGGGGTAGCGATTGCGTATGATTCTAGATATTTTTCGCAAACCTTCGCACTGGAAGCAGCTAAAACTTTAGCTTATAATAATATTCCTTCTTATGTTTTTGAAAGTCTGCGTCCTACACCGGAATTGTCTTTTGCGGTTCGTCATTTAGGGACTTATACGGGGATTATGATTACGGCTTCGCATAATCCGCCAGAGTATAACGGTTATAAAGTTTATGGGGAAGATGGTGGGCAAATGCCGCCAGCTGACGCTGATCTGGTTACAGCTTTGATAAGAGAAGTGAAAAATCCGCTAACTGTAGCTGTTACCTCAGAAAATACTGCTCAAGATGAAGGTCTTCTTACCATGATCGGAGAAGAAGTTGATCAAGCTTATCTAGCAGAATTAAATAAGGTAACGATCGATCAAGAAGTTATTGATCAAATGGGCGATCAGTTAAAATTAGTTTATACGCCGCTACATGGCACGGGGAAAATGTTGGGAGAAAGAGCGCTTAGACAAGCTGGTTTCAAAGAATTTATTATAGAACCAGAACAAGCAAAAGCGGATCCAGATTTTTCCACTGTAAAATCACCAAATCCAGAAGAATCTTCCGCATTTGAATATTCGATACGTTTAGGGAAAAAAGAAAATGCTGATTTACTGATTGCGACTGACCCTGATGCGGATCGACTTGGAGCAGCAGTACGCATGCCTGATGGAGAATACAAAGTATTAAGCGGAAACCAAATCGGAGCACTACTCATTCGTTATATTTTAGAAGCTCGGAAAAAGACTGATACCTTGCCGGAAGATGCAGTGATTTTGAAATCAATTGTTTCTAGTGAGCTAGCTACAGCGATTGCTCAAAGTTACCAAGTGCCGATGGTTAATGTCTTGACGGGATTTAAATTTATTGCTGAAAAAATCAAAGAATTTGAATTCAATCATAGTCGTACCTTTATTTTTGGTTTTGAAGAAAGTTATGGATTTTTAGTACAGCCTTTTGTACGTGACAAAGATGCCTTGCAAGCTCTTGTTTTATTAGCAGAAGTTGCCGCGGCTTATAAAAAAGAAGGAAAAACATTATATGATGCCTTGCAAGAAATTTTTGCCGAATATGGCCACTATGCAGAAAAAACGATCTCATTGACAATGAGCGGTCAAGAAGGTTCTGCTAAAATTACCGCCTTAATGAAGTCTTTCAGAGAACAAACGCCTGCTGAATTTGCGGGGATTAAAGTTGTTCAAACCGAAGATTTCAAACAACAAATCCGAAAAAATGCCACTGGAGAAACAGAAAAAATGACAACACCTTCAGCGGATGTTTTGAAATATACTTTAGAAGATGAAAGTTGGCTTGCTATCCGACCTTCAGGAACGGAACCTAAAATTAAGTTTTATATTGGTGTGAAAGCAGATTCTGATGAACGAGCACAACAAAAAATTGAATTATTGCAAGCAGCGATCAATGAAATTACTAATAATTAG
- a CDS encoding 6-phospho-beta-glucosidase, producing the protein MGFREDFLWGGATAANQCEGGYNEGGRGLANVDVVPNGPDRAEIIAGHKKMFDFDDEHHFPAKVGIDMYHRYKEDIALFGEMGFKTYRLSIAWTRIFPNGDETEPNEEGLQFYEDLFNECHKYGIEPLVTITHFDCPMHLIKEYGGWRNRKMVTFYERLCRAIFNRYKGLVKYWLTFNEINMILHAPFMGAGLYFEEGEDEEQVKYQSAHHELVSSAIATRIAHEVDPNNQVGCMLASGSYYPYTCRPEDVWESRKTDRESYFFIDVQSRGEYPAYFLKDLERRGIEIEMEDGDKELLKENTVDFISFSYYSSRVATSDPELLKQTQGNIFASVENPYLESSEWGWQIDPLGLRITMNDIYDRYQKPLFIVENGLGAIDHPDENGYVEDDYRIDYLAKHIQAMKDAVEIDGVDLMGYTSWGCIDLVSAGSGEMKKRYGFIYVDLDNEGNGTLERSKKKSFDWYKKVIASNGEDLSND; encoded by the coding sequence ATGGGATTTAGAGAAGATTTTTTATGGGGCGGCGCAACTGCTGCAAATCAATGTGAAGGTGGATATAATGAAGGCGGACGTGGCTTAGCTAACGTTGATGTGGTGCCTAACGGACCTGATCGCGCAGAAATTATTGCCGGGCATAAGAAAATGTTTGATTTTGACGATGAACATCATTTCCCTGCAAAAGTAGGAATCGATATGTATCATCGTTATAAAGAAGATATTGCTTTATTTGGCGAAATGGGCTTTAAAACTTATCGTTTATCGATTGCTTGGACACGAATTTTTCCTAATGGAGATGAAACAGAGCCCAATGAAGAAGGCTTACAATTCTATGAAGACTTATTCAATGAATGCCATAAGTATGGTATTGAACCCCTTGTAACGATTACGCACTTTGATTGTCCAATGCATTTAATTAAAGAATATGGCGGTTGGCGTAACCGAAAAATGGTCACTTTTTATGAAAGATTATGTCGTGCCATTTTCAACCGTTACAAAGGCTTAGTAAAATATTGGTTGACATTTAACGAAATCAACATGATTTTGCATGCACCGTTTATGGGCGCTGGTTTATATTTTGAAGAAGGCGAAGACGAAGAGCAAGTAAAATATCAATCAGCACATCATGAATTGGTATCAAGTGCGATTGCAACAAGAATTGCACATGAAGTAGATCCCAACAATCAAGTAGGCTGTATGTTGGCTTCTGGATCATATTATCCATATACTTGCCGTCCTGAAGATGTTTGGGAATCTCGTAAAACAGACAGAGAAAGCTATTTCTTTATTGATGTTCAATCACGTGGAGAATACCCTGCTTATTTCTTAAAGGATTTAGAACGTCGCGGTATCGAAATTGAAATGGAAGACGGCGATAAAGAGCTGTTAAAAGAAAATACTGTAGACTTTATTTCCTTTTCTTACTACTCTTCACGGGTAGCTACAAGCGATCCAGAATTATTGAAACAAACCCAAGGAAATATCTTTGCTTCTGTGGAAAATCCTTACTTAGAATCAAGCGAGTGGGGGTGGCAAATCGATCCATTAGGTTTACGTATTACGATGAATGACATTTATGACCGTTATCAAAAACCATTGTTCATTGTAGAAAATGGCTTAGGTGCAATTGACCATCCAGATGAAAATGGCTATGTAGAAGATGACTATCGTATTGATTACTTGGCAAAACATATCCAAGCGATGAAAGATGCCGTAGAAATTGATGGGGTTGATCTAATGGGCTATACTAGTTGGGGCTGTATCGATTTGGTCTCAGCGGGTAGTGGCGAAATGAAAAAACGTTACGGGTTTATCTATGTTGACTTAGATAATGAAGGAAATGGTACACTCGAGCGCTCCAAGAAAAAATCCTTTGATTGGTATAAAAAAGTGATTGCTTCAAATGGAGAAGATTTATCGAATGATTAA